A single region of the Chitinophaga niabensis genome encodes:
- the mreC gene encoding rod shape-determining protein MreC, with translation MRNLIIFLRRYFNFFLFLLLEVICFIFVFRNNNFQRTVYLNSASSISGKLYTKYNGVQYYFHLQSTNDSLVKENVRLHNELASSFDTRDTGTFVKFDTLRKYSNDTARKLLSTEMRKFLYREAKVINNSVNREINTITIRRGSKDGIRPNMGVIGPDGAVGVVRSVSENYAVVISLLYKSSGAANNSNFGFSAKLKSSGEIGTVYWDGASGGYGYMKDVPRSAKLHKGDTIITSGFSAVFPENIAVGYIDTFRLSDKSSTAYSIRMKFATNFYNLQYVYVIENLLRDEQTRLEDSTRNLLK, from the coding sequence GTGCGAAATCTGATCATTTTCTTAAGGCGGTATTTCAACTTCTTTCTGTTTCTGCTGCTGGAAGTGATTTGCTTTATATTCGTATTCAGGAATAACAACTTCCAGCGTACTGTATACCTCAACTCCGCCAGTAGCATCAGCGGCAAGCTGTACACTAAATACAATGGTGTACAATACTACTTCCATCTTCAATCTACCAACGATAGCCTTGTAAAGGAAAACGTCCGTTTGCACAACGAGCTGGCCTCCAGCTTTGATACCCGCGATACAGGAACCTTCGTTAAGTTCGATACATTAAGGAAATACAGTAATGATACGGCCCGCAAACTGCTGAGCACCGAAATGCGTAAGTTCCTTTACCGGGAAGCCAAGGTGATCAACAACTCCGTGAACCGCGAGATCAATACCATCACTATCCGCCGTGGCAGTAAAGACGGTATACGTCCGAACATGGGGGTAATTGGGCCTGACGGAGCTGTGGGAGTGGTAAGGAGTGTGAGCGAAAACTACGCCGTAGTGATCTCGCTGTTATATAAATCATCCGGGGCCGCCAATAACTCCAACTTCGGCTTCAGTGCCAAGCTGAAAAGCTCCGGGGAAATTGGAACGGTTTACTGGGATGGCGCCAGTGGTGGTTATGGTTATATGAAAGATGTGCCCCGCAGTGCCAAACTGCATAAGGGCGATACCATCATTACCAGCGGATTCTCCGCCGTATTCCCTGAAAATATAGCAGTAGGCTATATCGATACCTTCCGGCTGTCAGACAAGTCCAGCACCGCCTACAGCATCCGGATGAAATTTGCTACCAACTTTTACAACCTGCAATATGTGTATGTGATCGAAAACCTGCTGCGCGATGAGCAAACCCGGTTGGAAGATTCTACACGCAACCTGCTAAAATGA
- a CDS encoding rod shape-determining protein — protein sequence MGFFNFLTQEIAIDLGTANTLIIHNDSVVVDEPSIVAIERASGKIVAVGKKAMMMHEKTHEYLRTIRPLKDGVIADFNAAEGMIRELIKMIYPKKPLFAPSWRMVICIPSSITEVEKRAVRDSAEQAGAKEVYLIHEPMAAALGIGIDVEEPVGNMIIDIGGGTTGISVIALAGIVCDQSIRIAGDEFTADIMEALRRYHSLLIGERTAEQIKIGIGSALKELDNPPDDIPVNGRDLVTGIPKQIMVSYQEIAEALDKSIFKIEEAILKALETTPPELASDIYRRGLYLTGGGALLRGLDKRLSQKIKLPVHVADDPLRAVVRGTGIALKHIGKYPFLMQ from the coding sequence ATGGGCTTCTTTAACTTTTTAACTCAGGAGATTGCAATCGACCTTGGAACTGCCAATACACTGATCATTCACAATGACTCAGTTGTAGTAGACGAGCCTTCCATTGTTGCTATAGAAAGAGCCAGTGGCAAGATCGTTGCTGTAGGCAAAAAAGCGATGATGATGCACGAGAAAACGCATGAATACCTGCGTACGATCCGTCCATTGAAAGATGGTGTGATCGCAGACTTCAATGCGGCCGAGGGCATGATCCGTGAGCTTATCAAAATGATATACCCTAAAAAGCCGTTGTTTGCGCCAAGCTGGCGGATGGTGATCTGTATCCCTTCCAGCATCACAGAGGTGGAAAAACGTGCAGTGCGCGACTCTGCTGAGCAGGCAGGTGCAAAAGAAGTATATCTGATCCACGAACCAATGGCCGCTGCCCTTGGTATAGGTATAGACGTAGAAGAACCCGTAGGTAACATGATCATTGATATCGGAGGTGGTACCACCGGTATCTCTGTAATTGCCCTGGCTGGTATCGTGTGCGACCAGAGTATCCGTATAGCAGGTGATGAATTCACTGCAGATATCATGGAAGCCCTCCGCCGCTATCATAGTTTACTGATCGGTGAAAGGACCGCCGAGCAGATCAAGATCGGCATTGGTTCTGCCCTCAAAGAACTGGATAACCCACCGGATGATATCCCCGTGAATGGCCGTGACCTTGTAACCGGTATCCCCAAGCAGATCATGGTATCTTACCAGGAGATCGCTGAAGCGCTGGACAAATCAATCTTTAAAATAGAAGAAGCTATCCTGAAAGCGCTGGAAACAACGCCGCCGGAGCTGGCATCAGATATCTACCGCCGTGGTTTATACCTCACCGGTGGTGGTGCATTATTACGTGGCCTGGATAAACGTTTGAGCCAAAAGATCAAACTGCCGGTGCATGTTGCAGACGATCCGCTGCGCGCCGTAGTAAGAGGTACAGGTATTGCCCTGAAACATATTGGCAAGTATCCATTCCTGATGCAATAA
- the purD gene encoding phosphoribosylamine--glycine ligase: protein MNILLLGSGGREHALAWKIAQSIACTHLYIAPGNAGTAAYGTNVNIGVSDFEKIKDFCLNNKIDMLVPGSEEPLVKGVYDFFKADAALQHIPVIGPSEEGAQMEGSKAFAKLFMQRHNIPTAAYREFSEENFEEGVAYIRQHAVPVVLKADGLAAGKGVVITSSHDEAVQEFEEMIRSAKFGEAGKKVVIEQFLTGIELSVFVLTDGKNYKVLPTAKDYKRIGEGDTGLNTGGMGAVSPVPFAQGAFMKMVEDRIIRPTVEGLAKENIIYQGFIFFGLINVEGEPFVIEYNCRMGDPETEVVIPRLQNDLLELFTAVQQQALDQVTVYEDPRAAATVMLVSKGYPESYEKGKVITEIPAPAKDQLVFHAGTKADGDQVLTNGGRVIAITSLASDLQLALAHSRQTAERIQFDGKYYRRDIGYEFVS from the coding sequence ATGAATATTTTACTGTTAGGAAGTGGTGGCCGGGAGCACGCGCTGGCCTGGAAGATAGCACAAAGCATTGCATGTACACACTTGTACATTGCCCCTGGAAATGCAGGAACAGCTGCGTATGGCACCAATGTGAACATAGGCGTAAGTGATTTTGAGAAGATAAAAGATTTCTGCCTGAACAATAAGATAGATATGCTGGTACCCGGTTCCGAGGAACCGCTGGTAAAGGGCGTTTATGATTTCTTCAAGGCAGATGCAGCATTACAGCATATCCCGGTGATCGGCCCTTCTGAAGAAGGTGCGCAAATGGAGGGCAGTAAAGCTTTTGCGAAGTTATTTATGCAAAGGCATAATATCCCTACCGCTGCTTACCGGGAATTCAGTGAGGAGAATTTTGAAGAGGGCGTAGCTTATATCCGCCAGCATGCCGTACCTGTTGTATTGAAGGCTGATGGCCTGGCAGCAGGTAAAGGCGTAGTGATCACCTCTTCTCATGATGAAGCTGTACAGGAGTTTGAAGAAATGATCCGCTCTGCCAAATTTGGAGAGGCCGGTAAAAAAGTAGTGATAGAGCAGTTCCTGACGGGTATAGAACTTTCCGTGTTCGTACTTACAGATGGTAAGAACTATAAGGTCCTGCCTACTGCAAAGGATTACAAGCGGATAGGAGAAGGAGATACCGGTTTGAATACCGGCGGCATGGGAGCTGTTTCACCTGTTCCGTTTGCACAGGGGGCTTTTATGAAAATGGTGGAAGACCGTATCATACGCCCTACAGTAGAAGGTTTGGCTAAAGAGAACATTATTTACCAGGGCTTTATATTCTTTGGTTTGATCAATGTGGAAGGAGAACCCTTTGTAATCGAATACAATTGCAGGATGGGCGATCCGGAAACAGAGGTAGTGATCCCGCGCCTGCAGAACGATCTGCTGGAACTGTTCACAGCCGTACAACAACAGGCCCTGGACCAGGTGACGGTATATGAAGATCCTCGTGCAGCAGCTACTGTTATGCTGGTAAGCAAAGGATACCCTGAATCCTATGAAAAAGGAAAGGTGATCACAGAGATACCAGCCCCGGCAAAAGACCAGCTGGTGTTCCATGCAGGTACTAAAGCAGATGGGGATCAGGTACTTACAAACGGTGGCCGTGTGATAGCTATTACATCTTTGGCAAGCGATTTGCAGTTAGCGTTGGCTCATTCGAGGCAAACTGCAGAGCGCATTCAATTCGATGGTAAGTATTACAGGAGAGATATTGGATATGAATTTGTTAGTTAA